In Salmo salar chromosome ssa15, Ssal_v3.1, whole genome shotgun sequence, one genomic interval encodes:
- the apex2 gene encoding DNA-(apurinic or apyrimidinic site) endonuclease 2, with amino-acid sequence MKIVSWNINGIRTFKGGIKKALESLDADIVCVQETKVTRDLLDEKTAIVEGYNSYFSFSRGRSGYSGVATYCKDSATPFAAEEGLTGLLTTNHEGTIGCYGDPREFSSEELQLLDNEGRAVLTQHRVMCEDTPETVTVINVYCPRADPEKPERKHFKLQFYKLLQCRAEAILEAGSRVIILGDVNTSHRPIDHCDPDDIDDFEDHPGRKWLNSLLVDDSEGKDYEKNHEESENTSSKPLSSGKFVDTFRHFHPTRSKAFTCWNTMTGARQTNYGTRIDYIFADHPLVKMGFVAADIMPEVEGSDHCPVWGKLCCPLLSSSKLPPLCTRNLPEFAGRQQKLSRFLVKMDQQQPAREACRDPLPGSQETGETRENLNPLGSAGTSSTGKKRKLAVESGVPKSKKIMTLKAVTPKPQGNLLAFFKPKSIPVSQCERGEERNEVTPSQPHTFKGGHSAVMGQDVPSLPGPPCTEDPQGVCMGDKVHVPGSNIQDASVNSQNQGKDAALASEATVDPPCPRKGASLGGFWKTVLRGPPLPPPCKAHGEPCVLRTVKKAGPNMGKQFFVCNRPQGHASNPEARCNFFSWVDKGK; translated from the exons ATGAAGATTGTCAGTTGGAACATTAATGGCATAAGGACTTTCAAGGGTGGAATTAAAAAGGCGCTTGAGTCGCTGGATGCTGACATCGTATGTGTCCAAGAGACAAAAGTAACAA GAGACCTGCTGGATGAGAAGACTGCTATTGTTGAAGGTTATAACTCCTATTTCAGCTTTAGTCGCGGACGCAGTGGCTACTCAG GAGTTGCTACTTACTGCAAAGACAGTGCCACCCCATTTGCTGCAGAGGAGGGCTTGACCGGTCTGCTGACCACCAACCACGAGGGAACCATTGGATGCTATGGTGACCCGAGAGAGTTCTCCAGTGAGGAGCTGCAGCTCCTGGACAATGAGGGAAGGGCTGTTCTCACACAGCACAGAGTCAT GTGTGAAGACACACCTGAAACAGTTACGGTTATCAATGTATACTGCCCACGAGCTGACCCAGAAAAGCCTGAACGTAAACATTTCAAACTGCAGTTCTACAAGCTGCTTCAATGTCGGGCTGAAGCAATTTTGGAAGCTGGGAG CCGTGTAATCATCTTGGGAGATGTGAATACATCCCACCGGCCCATAGATCACTGTGACCCAGATGACATA GATGATTTTGAGGATCACCCCGGGAGGAAATGGCTAAACAGTTTACTGGTTGATGACAGTGAAGGAAAGGATTATGAAAAAAACCATGAGGAGTCTGAGAATACCTCATCAAAACCCCTCAGCAGCGGCAAGTTTGTGGACACCTTCCGCCATTTTCACCCAACACGCTCCAAGGCCTTCACCTGTTGGAACACTATGACTGGAGCCAGGCAGACCAACTATGGCACACGTATCGACTACATCTTCGCAGACCATCCCTTGGTTAAAATGGGGTTTGTGGCAGCAGACATCATGCCAGAGGTGGAGGGGTCTGATCACTGCCCTGTCTGGGGGAAACTGTGCTGccccctcctgtccagctccAAGCTGCCTCCTCTCTGTACCCGCAACCTACCAGAGTTTGCTGGCAGGCAGCAGAAACTCTCACGCTTCCTTGTCAAGATGGACCAACAACAACCTGCCAGAGAGGCCTGCAGGGACCCACTACCAGGATCTCAGGAGACTGGGGAGACCCGAGAGAACCTGAATCCACTGGGATCAGCAGGGACCAGCTCCACTGGAAAGAAACGGAAGTTGGCAGTGGAATCTGGTGTCCCAAAGAGCAAAAAGATTATGACACTGAAGGCTGTTACCCCAAAGCCCCAGGGCAACCTCCTAGCCTTTTTTAAGCCCAAATCCATACCTGTGagtcagtgtgagaggggagaagagagaaatgAAGTGACCCCATCACAACCACATACCTTCAAGGGAGGACATtctgcagtgatgggacaagatgTCCCATCACTTCCAGGCCCGCCGTGCACAGAAGATCCCCAGGGTGTCTGTATGGGAGACAAAGTCCATGTCCCGGGCAGCAACATACAGGATGCCAGTGTCAATAGTCAAAACCAGGGGAAGGATGCAGCCCTGGCTtcagaggctactgtagaccccCCATGTCCCAGGAAGGGGGCTTCACTGGGCGGGTTCTGGAAGACGGTCCTGCGTGGGCCACCCCTACCGCCCCCCTGTAAGGCTCATGGGGAACCCTGTGTACTCCGCACTGTCAAAAAGGCAGGTCCAAACATGGGCAAGCAGTTCTTTGTGTGTAACCGCCCTCAGGGCCATGCATCCAATCCTGAGGCTCGCTGTAATTTCTTTTCCTGGGTAGATAAAGGAAAATAG